In Halorussus halophilus, the DNA window ATCGACAGCCTTCGGGCGGGTCAGCGGGGTCTACCGGTGACCCCGGAACCGGGTCGAGACCGCCACCGCTTCCGGGCAGACAGTCGAGCAGTGCCTGCGTGTACCGGTGGGCCGGGTCGTCGAAGACGCCGTGAACGTCACCGCGCTCCATCACTTTACCCCCGTACATGACGACGACGCGGTCGGCGAGTTGCGCGACGACGCCGAGGTCGTGCGTGACGAAGAGGACCGCCATGTCGCGCTCGGCTTGTAGTTCGCGCAGGAGTTCTAAAATTCCGGCCTGGATCGTCACGTCGAGCGCCGTCGTCGGTTCGTCGGCGATGAGCAAGTCGGGGTCGCCAGAGAGCGCCATGGCGACGACGACGCGCTGGCGCATGCCGCCGGAGAACTCGTGGGGGTAGTCGTCGAACCGGGTCGCCGCCTCGGGGATGCCGACCCTGTCGAGCAGTTCGATGGCCCGCTCTCGCGCTACGTCCTTCGAGCAGTCCTTCCCGAATCGAATCGTTTCGACCAGTTGCGCGCCGACGGTGTACACTGGGTCGAGGGCGTTCTGCGGGTTCTGGAAGACGTGCGCGATGCGGTTGCCCCGGACCGACCGCAGGTCCGACTCCGAGAGACCGACGAGATTGCGGTCGTCGAATCGAATCTCTCCGGTGGTCTCCTCAGCGTCCACGAGACCGGTGACCGACTCGCAGGTGACTGTCTTGCCCGACCCTGACTCCCCGACCAGACAGACCGTCTCGCCGGGGTTCACGTCGAAGCTGACGCCATCGACCGCGCGGACGAGACCGCCACGCTCTGCGGAGCGAAAGCGAACGTGGAGGTCCCGCACCGAGAGCAGCGGGTCGCTCATCGACGGGTCCCTCGATACTGAGCGTCGAATAGGTTGCAGAATGACGTCCGCATCCGGCTACCACCCCGAAGTGTGGTAGGTCGCACCGTCAGACGTGTGGTCGTTCCTCATGGTACTGTCAGATATGTCACTGACACTAAAGAGTTGGGTTCCGATTCGACTGCACCAAAAAAACAGCGAGCGCGTCTCGATGTTACAGGGAGACGGTCGTCGTCCGCTTCGTCGTGTTGCCGGAGGCATCCTCGACGCGAACGCTGACCTCTGCCCGCGTGCCAATCGGGAACTGGAAGAGGTCCCAGCCGGACGCGCTCGCGCCGTCCACGTTCGACACCGAGAAGTTCACGTTCCCCGGATCGGTGTTGACTGCGACTTCCACCACGTCGAGGTTCTCGTCGGGGTCTGAGACGGCCCATCGGACCGAGAACATCCGGTTCGAGCCGAGTCGCTTGCTCTTGGTGACTCGGAACCCGTCGATAGCGGGAGAGTTCCCGCTAAAAGTTCCCCCACCGTACTCGGTCTGTCCGTAGCCACCCTCGCCGTACCCGATTGTCGAGTCGGCCGCACTGGCGGGAGCAGTCGCAGCGACTGCGCCAGCGGCTGCACCAGCCATCTTGAGATACGACCGCCGGTCGAGTAGTGATTCCTCTGTCTGCTGTTTCGTAACCAGTCGTTCGCGTGCCATGCGCAGTGATTACCCGGGGTGCCACGTGTATGAACTTTTTGGTCGATGTGTAGCGTTCTCTGGGAATGTCACGACTAGACAGCCATTTATCTTATTTAATGAAACTCTACTCGCGATTTTGGAGATGTCTCCTCGGCAGACCCGTCACTGTCCCGTCGAATCCAGCGGGTTGCTACTTCGAAGCTCTCGGACGACCTTGTGCGCCCACCACTTGACGGTTCGTGCATGGAACCGAAGCGGGAACTGGAACGTGTTGCTCGCGTAGGCTTTCAAGACCTCTCGGCGGTGATTCGTCCTCGCCGCTTTCGCCTCTCTGTCGTACTCGTCGGGAGAGACGAGGTCTACGTCCGTCGGAACTTGCGCCCGTATCCGAGGCACGTCGTAGGGTTCGACGGTCGCTCCATCGTTTCTCGTCGTCCGAACCGCTACTCGCGGGTCGCTCCCGGAAGCGAGACCGAATTCAAGGACGCCGCTCTCGACGTTCGCTTCGCGCCACATGTCGAAGACGAAGTTGCCGAGACTGTACGCGACGGCAGTTCCGTGGCGCAGTTCCACCGGTTGGAACGTGTGTGAGTGATGGCCGAGGACCGCATCGACACCCATCGACGCGAGGTCGTTTGCGAGCGAAATCTGGGCGGGCGACGGCCGGAGCGTATGCTCAAATCCGGACCCCCAGTGTATCGACAGTACTGAGAATCCGTCACGAGCGGCGATGTCCTCGGCAGTCGTCAGTATCTCCTCGGGGTCGCTCGACTCGTCGCCGGAACAGAGGTTGAATCCCGCGACGTGAACGTCGTGACCGTTACACGAGAACGTCTTGGGTTGCTCGCGACCAAGTGGCGACCCGACGTACTCGATTCCGGCCTCGTCCAGTCGTGCCTTCGTCTCCGCGAGAAGCCCTTCGCCGTGGTCGAGGATGTGGTTGTTGTCGATGTGGACCACGTCGAAGCCGCTGTCCGCCAAGAAGTCCGCTGTCTCCGGTGGCGACATAATCGGCGGTGGCGGTTCGTCGTACGGGAGTGCGAACGAATCAGATATCACCGCTTCGAGGTTCCCAATCGTCAGGTCTGCGTTCCGGAGGTCAGACCTGAGAGACGGGTGAACGAGACAGCTATCGGAGTGTACGAGACGGTGCGCGGCGAACGTCTCGGGTGGTTCGGTCAGATATCGCCACGACAGCGAGAAGCCAGTCATGATATCACCAACCGCCCGGAGAGTCACGTCGTCTGCCATAGAGCCTCGGCAACCCGCTAGCCTATCAATCTAGTGTCGCCTGGAGAGTC includes these proteins:
- a CDS encoding CapA family protein, which translates into the protein MADDVTLRAVGDIMTGFSLSWRYLTEPPETFAAHRLVHSDSCLVHPSLRSDLRNADLTIGNLEAVISDSFALPYDEPPPPIMSPPETADFLADSGFDVVHIDNNHILDHGEGLLAETKARLDEAGIEYVGSPLGREQPKTFSCNGHDVHVAGFNLCSGDESSDPEEILTTAEDIAARDGFSVLSIHWGSGFEHTLRPSPAQISLANDLASMGVDAVLGHHSHTFQPVELRHGTAVAYSLGNFVFDMWREANVESGVLEFGLASGSDPRVAVRTTRNDGATVEPYDVPRIRAQVPTDVDLVSPDEYDREAKAARTNHRREVLKAYASNTFQFPLRFHARTVKWWAHKVVRELRSSNPLDSTGQ
- a CDS encoding ABC transporter ATP-binding protein; translated protein: MSDPLLSVRDLHVRFRSAERGGLVRAVDGVSFDVNPGETVCLVGESGSGKTVTCESVTGLVDAEETTGEIRFDDRNLVGLSESDLRSVRGNRIAHVFQNPQNALDPVYTVGAQLVETIRFGKDCSKDVARERAIELLDRVGIPEAATRFDDYPHEFSGGMRQRVVVAMALSGDPDLLIADEPTTALDVTIQAGILELLRELQAERDMAVLFVTHDLGVVAQLADRVVVMYGGKVMERGDVHGVFDDPAHRYTQALLDCLPGSGGGLDPVPGSPVDPADPPEGCRFHPRCSAAVSACKSGDHPPLYDLADSDIADSDIADSDLGESNRDGCASCVFYGPERETTDLELSPTTSAEATDD